From Tiliqua scincoides isolate rTilSci1 chromosome 2, rTilSci1.hap2, whole genome shotgun sequence, the proteins below share one genomic window:
- the POC5 gene encoding centrosomal protein POC5, protein MSSSEEKSTSPVLPKDSDRGSSVSSDLQDEYEELLRYAVVTPKFEPSVLRQSDCVEVRRTPGKSPRMDERRQEIVGIETCRRKRGRTPDFTTRTTRIEVSTSVKGPADTDLEGLCPVPSDESSSQGSSSSPRDLQESNVTELSLSDERVTQIESILDLWSGSLKTNVLTELRKWKLHFIEHHMLEMTQEKEKHAAHVRQLTNQLENLKELLHTYEISMGRKDEVIANLTHALEKQKDRIELMRKFMKWRLQHLMGRQESKQEVYTERLADRLYEMGLLKKAWSIWRSASHKKWKDTMEKACQSSAESVRVELSNDYETKIQELNAALEQARAELADVQNKRQDYEDTMKKAFMRGVCALNLEAMTIFQGKEVKLDYVVDLSDKRKEPGASTGGSSGPTPKLPPPPPSQFDPPSQFDPPSPCDHSLPLPPPPPPTAAPSCAPVDNLFSSHQLHAVTSQTRLDLTPLLIGSSAAVQKLPMSRVVTSAQQKAGKTITARITGRSDLGSKNRFCSNLSVLGVTPPMSSVVVEKHLPVTQQTISQAIAAKYPRAAHPFSSIGMTARPSGHSGKTHTQPHNNIQSIKVVD, encoded by the exons ATGTCATCCTCTGAGGAGAAAAGTACAAGTCCTGTTTTGCCAAAAGATTCTGATCGAGGCAGTTCTGTCTCTTCAGATCTTCAG GATGAATATGAGGAGCTCCTCCGCTATGCTGTAGTGACACCAAAGTTTGAACCAAGTGTATTGCGTCAGTCAGATTGTGTAGAGGTTCGTAGGACTCCAG GAAAAAGTCCAAGAATGGATGAACGCCGACAAGAAATTGTCGGAATAGAAACCTGCAGGAGGAAACGTGGACGAACTCCCGATTTCACAACTCGGACAACAAGAATAGAAG TTTCAACATCAGTAAAGGGACCAGCTGATACAGATCTGGAGGGGCTTTGCCCAGTCCCTTCAGATGAGTCTTCTTCGCAAGGGTCCTCATCTAGTCCAAGAGATCTTCAAGAGTCAAATGTGACGGAGTTAAGCCTTTCAGATGAAAGAGTGACCCAAATAGAGAGCATACTTGATCTCTGGAGTGGGAGTCTGAAG ACAAATGTTCTGACTGAATTGAGGAAATGGAAGCTTCATTTTATAGAACATCATATGCTAGAAATGACACAGGAGAAAGAGAAACATGCAGCACATGTGAGACAGTTGACCAATCAGCTGGAGAACCTGAAAGAGCTGCTACATACATACGAAATTTCAATGGGGAGAAAGGATGAG gtCATTGCCAATTTGACACATGCACTTGAGAAACAAAAGGATAGAATAGAGTTAATGAGGAAATTCATGAAGTGGCGCCTTCAGCATCTTATGGGCAGGCAAGAATCCAAACAGGAG GTATACACAGAGAGACTGGCTGACcgactgtatgaaatgggtttgttGAAGAAAGCGTGGTCCATTTGGCGCTCTGCTAGCCATAAAAAATGGAAAGATACAATGGAAAAGGCCTGCCAGTCAAGTGCTGAATCTGTACGTGTTGAGCTATCCAATGACTATGAAACTAAAATTCAGGAG TTGAATgccgcactggaacaggcaagagcTGAGCTTGCAGATGTGCAGAATAAAAGACAAGATTATGAAGATACTATGAAGAAGGCCTTCATGCGTGGAGTCTGTGCGTTGAATCTGGAAGCCATGACCATATTTCAGGGCAAAGAGGTCAAACTTGACTACG TGGTTGACCTATCGGATAAAAGAAAAGAACCTGGTGCTAGCACTGGTGGTTCTAGTGGTCCTACCCCAaaactcccccctcctcctccatctcaaTTTGATCCTCCGTCTCAGTTTGATCCTCCATCTCCATGTGATCATTCTTTGCCTCTACCTCCGCCTCCACCTccaacagcagctccttcctgtGCTCCTGTGGATAATTTG TTTTCTTCTCACCAGCTGCACGCAGTTACCTCACAGACCAGATTAGACTTGACTCCTTTGTTAATAGGCTCCAGTGCTGCTGTTCAAAAACTG CCCATGAGTAGGGTTGTTACATCAGCACAACAGAAGGCTGGAAAGACAATCACTGCTAGAATCACTGGTCGATCTGACCTAGGATCGAAAAATCGCTTTTGCAGCAACCTATCTGTATTGGGTGTAACTCCTCCCATGAGTTCTGTTGTTGTGGAAAAACATCTTCCAGTCACTCAA CAAACTATATCTCAAGCCATTGCTGCTAAATATCCTCGAGCTGCGCATCcgttttccagcattggcatgaCAGCAAGACCTTCAGGACACAGTGGGAAAACACATACACAGCCCCACAACAACATCCAGTCAATAAAGGTTGTTGACTAG